A segment of the Marinobacter arenosus genome:
TCTCGAAGCCGGCGGCGATGAGTTTTTCCCAGATTTCCGGCAGTTCACTCAGGGTGGCGCCGAACAGGTCGACCCGCTGGCCGCCGGTGATCTTGGTGTACAGGTTGTACTGCTTGGCCACCTCGCCGAGGACAATCAGCTTGTCCGGGGTGATTTCACCGCCGGGGATGCGCGGCACGATGGAGTAGGTGCCGTTTTTCTGCATGTTGGCCATGAAGGTGTCGTTGGTGTCCTGCAGTGGCACGTGGTCGGTGGCCAGGATGTGGTCGTTCCAGCAGGTGGCCAGGATGGAGGCCACCGTCGGTTTGCAGATGTCGCAGCCGTGGCCTTTGCCGTGCTGGCTGATCAGGGTGCGGAAGGTGCGAATGCCGTTCACCTTCACAATGTGGAACAGCTCCTGGCGGCTGTACGGGAAGTGCTCGCACAGGTCCTTGCTGACCTCCACGCCGCGCTTCTCCAGTTCGCTGTCGACCACGTTCTTGAGCAGGGCGGTGCAGCCACCACAGCCGGTGCTGGCCTTGGTTTCGGCCTTGATGCTGCCCAGGTCGCCACAGCCGGCGTCAATCGCGCCACAGATGTCGCCCTTGGTGACGTTGTGGCACGAGCAGATGGATGCGGTTTCCGGCAGGGCATCCGGGCCCAGGGCGGGTGCCCCACCCTGGCTTTCCGGCAGGATCAGGGTTTCCGGATTGTCTGGCAGGGTGATGCCATTCAGGGTGTACTGAAGCAGGGTGTCGTAATGGCTGTTGTCGCCCACCAGGATGGCGCCCAGCAGGGTCTTGCCGTCCTCGCTGATCACCATGCGACGGTAATGCCCGGCCTGTTCGTCGTTGAAGCGGATGTTGCGCGCGCCCGGTGTCTGGGCGTGGGCGTCACCGATGGAGCCGACGTCAACGCCCAGTAGCTTCAGCTTGGTGCTCATGTCGGCGCCGGTGAAGGCGGCCCCGGCATCGCCGTTGAGCACCGAGGCCAGGGTACGCGCCATGGTGTAGCCCGGGGCCACCAGGCCGAAGATCCGCTGGTCCCAGAGGGCGCACTCGCCAATGGCGTGAATGTGTGGGTCCGAGGTGGTGCACTGATCATTGACGACGATGCCGCCGCGTTCACCCACCTCAAGTCCGCTGGACCGGGCCAGGGCATCCTGGGGACGGATACCGGCGGAGAACACGATCAGGTCGGTTTCCAGGTGACTGTCATCGCTGAAGTTCATGCGCAGGCGAGCATCCTCGCCTTCCACGATGGCGGTGGTCGCTTTCTCGGTGTGAACCTGCACACCGAGCTCTTCGATCTTGTGGCGCAGCAGCGCGCCGCCGTCGGTATCCAGCTGCACCGGCATCAACCGGGGGGCAAATTCCACCACGTGCGCCTGCAGGCCGAGGCTTTTCAGGGCGTTGGCGGCCTCGAGGCCGAGCAGGCCACCGCCGACCACCACGCCGGATTTGCCGCTCTGGGCACTGGCCCGGATGGCATCCAGATCCTCAAGGGTCCGGTACACGAAGCAGTGCGGGTGTTCGCGACCCTCGATGGGCGGCACGAACGGGTAGGAGCCGGTGGCCAGCACCAGTTCGTCGTAGCGGTACTGCCCTTTGGGCGTGGTCACGGTGCGCTGGTCACGGTCGAGGCTGGTGACCGCCTCGTTCAGGCGCAGCTGGATACCCTGTTCGGTGTACCAGTCGGCGGTGCCCATGGCGAGATCGGCGTGGGTCGAGCCGGCAAAGTACTCGGACAGGTGGACCCGGTCGTAGGCCAGCTGTTTCTCCTCACCGAAAACGACGATGTCGTAGTCCGCCGCCGCCGGGCTGGTAACGAACTGCTCGAGGAAGTGATGGCCCACCATTCCGTTGCCGATCACGATCAGGGTTTTCTTGCTCATGGTTTTGTCCTCTTTCATGGGCGACGGCTCAGGCCGCCGCCTCGCAAAATTGCCTGCCAAACGGCAGCTGGGCCCGGAACCGGGCAATGTTGGCGTTGTCAGCGATCAGCTCCTGATACCAGGGGCCCTGGCTGGTGTCGCCAACCAGAATCGCGCCGACAAGGCGGTTGTCGCGAATGATCAGGTGGCTGTAACCGCCGGTTTCGAAGTCCTGCCAGACCAGGGATTCGGTGCTGTCGTCCGGGGCCTGCAGGCCGCAGGAAAAGACCGGAACGTCGCTGATCTTGAGCCGGGTGGCGATCACCGAACGGCGATAGCTGGCGGAGCTGGCGTCGTCCGCCAGTACCTCAGCCAGCACCCGGGCCTGCTGATAGCCCGGTTCCACCAGTCCGAAGGTTTCGTCGTCCAGTTCGCAACATTCGCCGAGCGCATGGATGCGGGGATCGCTGGTGCGCAGTTGCCGGTCCACCCGGATTCCCCGCCCACAATCGAGGCCAGCCGCCTGCGCCAGTTCCCGGTTCGGCACAATGCCGGTGGCGACAACGACGAGGTCGGTGCTGAGGACGGTCTGATCACTCAATTGAACCGCGCGCACACCGTCCCGGCCCAGGAACTGGACCGGTGAGGTTGACGTAAGAATCTCCATGCCTTTGGCCCTCAGGGCGTCCGCCAGCAGGTTGCCTCCGGTGGGGTCAAGTTGCCGGTTCAGCAGGTGGCTGCTGCGGTGCAGGACCGTCACTGCGACGCCCCGACGCAGCAGGCCGGCGGCGGCTTCGAGACCGAGGAAGCCGCCGCCCACCACGACCGCCCGTTTGCGGGTCCGGCTCTGCTCGATCAGGTGGCAGGTGTCGTCGAAATCCCGGAATTGCGTCACGCCGGGCAGGTCTTCGCCGGGAAGGCCCAGTCGGCCTGGCCGGGAGCCGGTGGCAATGACCAGGCGGTCGTATCGTTGGATACGTCCGGTGGTGGTGGTCACGGTCTGGCTCTGGCGATCAATGGCGCTGACCGATTCACCGCAATGCACGCGAATGCCATGGCGCGAAAACCAGTCCCCGGGCTTGAGCGTCAGGCTGCCTTCGTCGGCATCGCCACTGAGCAGGGCCGATAGCTGGATCCGGTTGTAGGCCGGCCGGGATTCGCCGTTGAAGACAATAATGTTCAGACGAGTCGCAAGGGGCCGGGCCACCA
Coding sequences within it:
- the nirB gene encoding nitrite reductase large subunit NirB — its product is MSKKTLIVIGNGMVGHHFLEQFVTSPAAADYDIVVFGEEKQLAYDRVHLSEYFAGSTHADLAMGTADWYTEQGIQLRLNEAVTSLDRDQRTVTTPKGQYRYDELVLATGSYPFVPPIEGREHPHCFVYRTLEDLDAIRASAQSGKSGVVVGGGLLGLEAANALKSLGLQAHVVEFAPRLMPVQLDTDGGALLRHKIEELGVQVHTEKATTAIVEGEDARLRMNFSDDSHLETDLIVFSAGIRPQDALARSSGLEVGERGGIVVNDQCTTSDPHIHAIGECALWDQRIFGLVAPGYTMARTLASVLNGDAGAAFTGADMSTKLKLLGVDVGSIGDAHAQTPGARNIRFNDEQAGHYRRMVISEDGKTLLGAILVGDNSHYDTLLQYTLNGITLPDNPETLILPESQGGAPALGPDALPETASICSCHNVTKGDICGAIDAGCGDLGSIKAETKASTGCGGCTALLKNVVDSELEKRGVEVSKDLCEHFPYSRQELFHIVKVNGIRTFRTLISQHGKGHGCDICKPTVASILATCWNDHILATDHVPLQDTNDTFMANMQKNGTYSIVPRIPGGEITPDKLIVLGEVAKQYNLYTKITGGQRVDLFGATLSELPEIWEKLIAAGFETGHAYGKSLRTVKSCVGSTWCRYGVQDSVGMAILLENRYKGLRAPHKVKMAVSGCTRECAEAQSKDFGVIATENGWNLYVCGNGGMRPRHADLFATDLSDEELIRTIDRVIMFYVRTGDRLQRTSVWMENLEGGLDYLKQVVLEDSLGICAELDEHMAGIVDTYQCEWKTAVEDPEKRKRFREFVNAPEQKDPVQQWTTERDQRRPVLESA
- a CDS encoding NAD(P)/FAD-dependent oxidoreductase; translation: MTRNRERTLVICGHGMVAQRFLEELVARPLATRLNIIVFNGESRPAYNRIQLSALLSGDADEGSLTLKPGDWFSRHGIRVHCGESVSAIDRQSQTVTTTTGRIQRYDRLVIATGSRPGRLGLPGEDLPGVTQFRDFDDTCHLIEQSRTRKRAVVVGGGFLGLEAAAGLLRRGVAVTVLHRSSHLLNRQLDPTGGNLLADALRAKGMEILTSTSPVQFLGRDGVRAVQLSDQTVLSTDLVVVATGIVPNRELAQAAGLDCGRGIRVDRQLRTSDPRIHALGECCELDDETFGLVEPGYQQARVLAEVLADDASSASYRRSVIATRLKISDVPVFSCGLQAPDDSTESLVWQDFETGGYSHLIIRDNRLVGAILVGDTSQGPWYQELIADNANIARFRAQLPFGRQFCEAAA